Part of the Brevibacillus brevis genome is shown below.
CAATTTCGTACTCCATGTACCATTCTTTGATTGCTTCCATAAACATTCCTCTCCGACTCCCAGAATTCTCTTCTTATGTAGTATATCACGTTCCCATCAATCGACAATCCGGGAAAAGAAAAATCCCCAAAATAGGGGATTTACAAGCTAATTGCCGCGGCCTACACTATCCGGATTTTGTACGAGCTTCACCATCAGCGAAGCCAACGCCTGCTGTTGCTGCTGGTCTCCAGCATCCCACAGCTGCTTGAGCAAACGCTCCTGGTCATTTTTCGGATCGACTTGCTGTGCCAGATAGCCGCCGATTTGGTACGCGACGTTTTCCAGCGTCTCGCTCTCCATGCCCGCCTGTTTCGCTTGCTCTACTCGCTCTCCGAGAAACTCTTTCCAGTCACGAAAATTTTCAAGAACCGACATGTAGAAATTCCCTCCTTAAGTACGTTGCGAACAGATTTGTTGCCCGCACAGAAGGTAGAATTCCACCATTTCACGGAAATTATGCAGCATCGCACGTATCTCGGTCAGGTGTACCATCCGCCGTTCGGGCTGATGATTTGGCCCGTGACATAGCCCGCTTCCCGTGTCAAGAGGAAACGGACGACAGCTGCCACCTCTGAAGCGTGACCCAGCCTCCCCGCCGGAATCTCTTCGGCGATCATCGCCACTTCCTCCGGGGAAAAGCGTTCCATCATGCCTCCCGAAATCGCTCCGGGCGCCACTGCATTTACCGTAATCCCGTTCGGAGCCAGCTCTTTTGCCAGCGCTTTGGTAAAGGTATTGACAGCTCCTTTGGTAAGCGAGTACAGCACTTCGCACGAGCCGCCCGTGATGCCCCAGATGGAGGAAATATTAACGATGCGGCCGTACCTCTCCCGAAGCATCGCCGGCAGCGCCCCCTGGCTGACCAAGAAAGCGGAACGGACATTGGCCGCGATCAGCTCGTCAAACTGCGCCACGCTGACATCGGAAAACAATCCGACGTGGTCGATGGAGGCGTTGTTGACGATCAGCAGCGGAGCGACCGGAAACTGAGCAAACATCCCGGCGACTTGACCGGGGTCCCTCAGGTCTGCCTGAATTTTTAAAGCGGGAACTCCGAGCTGCTGGCATAGCTGCAAGGTGCCATCCAGCTTGAGCTCGGACATGTGGTAATGCAAATAAAGCGGAACCCCCGCTTGAGCCAAACTCGAGGCGATTGCCTGCCCCAGCTCACCGGAAGCACCTGTCACCAACGCCCAAGGCGTTCTTTCATTCATTCAATTCACTACTCCTGTGGCGAAGCGGAGCGAACGATGGATACCGCCATCTGTTCGGCTGCAAAATGCTCTTTCATGCGTTTTTCCACGTCTTCGCGAGTAATCGACTCCAGCGTCGGCACTACAGCAAAGAGATCGTTCCCATTGAACTTGAAGCTGGTGAACTGGTTGGCGATAAATTCGACCGAGTTCAGCGAGCGAAGGAAATTTCCGATTTTTTTCCGCTTGGCCCGCTCAAAGTCGTCCGGATCGATGCCTTTTTGCTTCAATTGCTCGATCTCGTTTTGGATGGTCTCCACCAGTCGCTCAGGATCCGGGGTATCGCCGCCAAGGATCGTATACGCGTAATCCTGTTCGCTGCTGTAATCGAAATCAAAACTCTCGGTAATCAGCTCGCTGTCGTACAGCCTTTCGTAAATGGCGGAGCTGGTGCCGAACGCGATGTCCAATAACAGTTTAGTCTCCAGCTCTCGTTTTAACAAGGCTTCTTTCGTCAAGCCATGCTCGCGCTCCTTGATCCCGATCATGCACTTCGGCAGACCCACAGGCAATGCTGCCTCGATTTTTGGCTGTGCCGGTTCTGGCTGCTCTTCCGGAAACAGACGGGTAATTTGCGGTGCGGGTGGAAACTCTTTGGCAGACTGATTGTCGCGGATGAGCTTCATGACCGCTTCTGGCTCGAACGATCCGACGACCAGTAGGAGCATGTTTGCCGGGTGGTAAAAGGTTTCGTAGCACTGGTACAAATACTCTTTGGTGATATGAGAGATCGTTTCGATCGTACCTGCGATTTCGATGTTGATCGGGTAATCCTTGTACATAGCCTTGAGCAGATTCATGTAGACCTTCCAGTCCGGATTGTCGTCGTACATGGTGATCTCCTGGCCGATGATTCCCTTTTCCTTCTCCACGCTGGCGT
Proteins encoded:
- a CDS encoding DUF3243 domain-containing protein encodes the protein MSVLENFRDWKEFLGERVEQAKQAGMESETLENVAYQIGGYLAQQVDPKNDQERLLKQLWDAGDQQQQQALASLMVKLVQNPDSVGRGN
- the ymfI gene encoding elongation factor P 5-aminopentanone reductase, with amino-acid sequence MNERTPWALVTGASGELGQAIASSLAQAGVPLYLHYHMSELKLDGTLQLCQQLGVPALKIQADLRDPGQVAGMFAQFPVAPLLIVNNASIDHVGLFSDVSVAQFDELIAANVRSAFLVSQGALPAMLRERYGRIVNISSIWGITGGSCEVLYSLTKGAVNTFTKALAKELAPNGITVNAVAPGAISGGMMERFSPEEVAMIAEEIPAGRLGHASEVAAVVRFLLTREAGYVTGQIISPNGGWYT
- the yfmH gene encoding EF-P 5-aminopentanol modification-associated protein YfmH: MQTTKFEQVNETVYQETLANGLQVFLVPKQGFSKTYAVFTTRYGSIDSHFRTRDGKEINVPDGIAHFLEHKMFEKKDRDVMHEFSKNGASCNAFTSFNRTAYLFSCTEKLDDNLNLLLDYVQEPYFTDASVEKEKGIIGQEITMYDDNPDWKVYMNLLKAMYKDYPINIEIAGTIETISHITKEYLYQCYETFYHPANMLLLVVGSFEPEAVMKLIRDNQSAKEFPPAPQITRLFPEEQPEPAQPKIEAALPVGLPKCMIGIKEREHGLTKEALLKRELETKLLLDIAFGTSSAIYERLYDSELITESFDFDYSSEQDYAYTILGGDTPDPERLVETIQNEIEQLKQKGIDPDDFERAKRKKIGNFLRSLNSVEFIANQFTSFKFNGNDLFAVVPTLESITREDVEKRMKEHFAAEQMAVSIVRSASPQE